One bacterium DNA segment encodes these proteins:
- a CDS encoding NAD(P)/FAD-dependent oxidoreductase: MLVAIGRSFNTDDINVDAAKLEMNKNGSIKVNDKMETSAKGVYAIGDCAGVYLLAYTASYEGQIAVANALGKNKKVDYNAVPITIFTDPEVGSIGLSQQKAESEGHEIRIGQFQFRVLGKSKAEREIVGGVKIIADKKTDKILGAHIVGAHATDLIHEVAVAMSQKMTAEQLGDVFHAHPVLAEAVMEAAHDVHGLSVHTAKKTK, encoded by the coding sequence GTGCTGGTAGCGATCGGGCGGTCATTCAATACCGACGACATCAACGTCGATGCAGCGAAACTTGAGATGAACAAGAACGGCTCGATCAAGGTCAACGACAAGATGGAGACCTCGGCAAAGGGAGTTTACGCTATCGGCGACTGCGCCGGTGTCTATCTGCTGGCTTATACTGCCTCGTACGAGGGACAGATTGCCGTTGCAAATGCACTGGGCAAGAACAAGAAGGTGGACTATAACGCCGTACCAATAACGATTTTCACCGACCCGGAAGTCGGTTCGATTGGTTTGTCGCAACAGAAGGCTGAATCGGAAGGGCACGAGATTCGCATCGGACAATTCCAGTTCCGCGTTCTGGGCAAGTCGAAAGCCGAGCGGGAGATTGTCGGCGGCGTGAAGATCATTGCCGACAAGAAGACCGACAAGATATTGGGAGCGCATATCGTCGGCGCCCACGCAACGGATCTCATCCACGAAGTCGCGGTTGCGATGAGTCAGAAAATGACTGCCGAACAGCTTGGCGACGTGTTCCATGCCCATCCGGTACTTGCCGAAGCGGTCATGGAAGCCGCTCACGATGTGCACGGGCTTTCGGTGCATACAGCGAAAAAAACGAAGTAA
- a CDS encoding DUF2029 domain-containing protein has product MASDQTSLLRYLSIGLLALVWIYGIYDLAQGEKQWDFKAYYFAAVAHERGLDAYDTRVTEQIAGTPIKLSYVYPPLTLWFFRLFTILDFESAYFAFLILKLISLVALCLLWRRNLFEGEDDLLFLWFVTLAYASTAYWDFVAGNIGVFEQTLFWIAMVALLRKKMIIFTGAIVAISFFKLTFIVFLVLPLLWRDRNALKYVAMGIAVFGAYLLANYLVAEREFKMLLSVLGVIDERGEVYNHSLLAMVRDFFDKSEVAKYFSSIPSVVPNAIYIAVVIVILVISWRALMNRRTRIGESFTIESIYLACLVYALAMPRMKSYSFILLIPASYYVIRKCVKPEAFIYLFMILALTKWTPLPMPDFIRFLWWYFPWLSALLIWILFVRHLTQSKDTAQLIQR; this is encoded by the coding sequence GTGGCATCGGACCAGACTTCTCTCCTTCGATATCTATCCATTGGATTGCTCGCGTTAGTTTGGATATATGGGATATACGACCTTGCCCAAGGGGAGAAGCAGTGGGACTTCAAAGCCTATTACTTCGCCGCAGTCGCGCACGAGCGAGGCCTTGATGCCTATGACACTCGGGTTACCGAACAGATTGCCGGAACCCCGATCAAACTTTCCTATGTCTACCCGCCCTTAACATTGTGGTTCTTCCGACTGTTTACAATCCTCGATTTCGAATCTGCGTACTTTGCCTTCTTGATTCTCAAATTGATTTCGCTGGTGGCTCTGTGCTTGCTGTGGAGGCGGAACCTATTTGAGGGCGAGGATGACCTTCTCTTCCTTTGGTTCGTGACTCTTGCCTACGCTTCAACCGCATATTGGGACTTCGTTGCCGGAAACATCGGTGTCTTTGAACAAACGCTGTTTTGGATAGCTATGGTGGCACTCTTGCGAAAGAAGATGATCATATTCACCGGCGCAATAGTTGCGATTTCGTTCTTCAAACTGACTTTCATCGTATTCTTGGTTTTGCCTCTTCTTTGGCGGGACAGGAATGCTCTCAAGTACGTCGCCATGGGAATTGCCGTATTCGGCGCTTACTTGCTTGCGAACTACTTGGTCGCCGAGCGCGAATTCAAGATGCTCTTGTCGGTACTTGGTGTCATAGATGAACGTGGGGAAGTCTACAACCACTCATTGCTTGCAATGGTGCGCGACTTTTTCGACAAGTCCGAAGTTGCGAAGTATTTCAGTTCCATTCCTTCAGTCGTTCCCAATGCAATCTATATCGCTGTTGTGATTGTCATTCTGGTCATTAGCTGGCGTGCTTTAATGAACCGCCGTACCCGAATTGGTGAATCATTCACTATTGAGTCAATCTACCTTGCCTGTCTGGTGTACGCTTTGGCAATGCCGCGAATGAAAAGTTACTCGTTCATCCTGTTGATCCCGGCAAGCTACTATGTTATTCGAAAGTGCGTCAAACCCGAGGCGTTCATCTACCTGTTCATGATCCTTGCACTCACCAAGTGGACGCCGCTGCCAATGCCCGATTTCATTCGCTTTCTTTGGTGGTACTTCCCTTGGTTATCGGCCCTGCTAATTTGGATTCTCTTTGTCAGGCACTTGACTCAATCGAAGGATACTGCGCAGTTGATTCAGCGCTGA
- a CDS encoding phage holin family protein — translation MLRFILIRLIINAIALWAAATWIEGIHFEGTPWQMVLVALIFGIVNAIIKPIVKFFTFPFIILTLGLLTLVINALMLMLTAAMTPILRVDGFWPAFLGSIVISLVSMILSWILDKKND, via the coding sequence ATGCTCAGATTCATTCTCATTCGACTTATTATCAATGCCATCGCACTCTGGGCGGCAGCGACCTGGATTGAAGGCATTCACTTCGAGGGTACACCGTGGCAGATGGTGCTCGTTGCTCTTATTTTTGGCATAGTAAACGCGATAATCAAACCGATAGTAAAATTCTTTACATTCCCCTTTATCATTCTCACGTTAGGATTGTTGACATTGGTCATCAACGCCTTGATGTTGATGTTAACCGCAGCTATGACACCGATACTGCGCGTCGACGGTTTCTGGCCGGCATTCTTGGGAAGTATCGTTATTAGCCTGGTATCGATGATTCTAAGCTGGATTCTCGACAAGAAGAACGACTAA
- a CDS encoding FAD-dependent oxidoreductase: MAEKYDIAVLGGGPGGYVAAIRAAQMGAKVACIEEDKLGGICLNWGCIPTKTFIATAHLYRKIQDAAEFGIDIAGTPQINLAKMVERKNKVVNELVSGIGFLFKSYGVTTYNGFGYFDAKNKLAVDMQDGTTKVIEADKIIVATGSRPMNIPAFPFNGNTIVSSDELIYPKSIPATMTIIGGGVIGCEFACLLAQLGTKVNVVEMLPNLLPLEDVDSSKMIERELKKHGAEIFTGEKSTFRGRDSGRCCLQTPVGQSADFGKSAGSDRAVIQYRRHQRRCSET, from the coding sequence ATGGCTGAAAAATATGATATAGCAGTATTGGGAGGCGGTCCGGGCGGATATGTCGCCGCGATTCGTGCCGCTCAGATGGGTGCCAAAGTCGCCTGTATCGAGGAAGACAAGCTGGGTGGAATCTGTTTGAATTGGGGCTGTATTCCCACCAAGACATTCATCGCGACAGCACACCTGTATCGAAAGATTCAGGACGCCGCCGAGTTCGGTATTGACATCGCCGGCACACCGCAAATCAATCTGGCGAAAATGGTTGAACGCAAAAACAAGGTCGTCAACGAGCTGGTTTCGGGCATCGGGTTCTTGTTCAAGTCGTATGGCGTGACAACCTACAACGGATTCGGCTATTTCGACGCCAAGAACAAACTTGCGGTGGATATGCAGGACGGCACAACCAAGGTTATTGAAGCCGACAAGATCATTGTCGCGACGGGAAGTCGGCCGATGAATATTCCGGCATTTCCGTTCAACGGCAATACGATTGTTTCTTCCGACGAGTTGATCTATCCCAAATCGATACCGGCGACGATGACGATCATCGGCGGCGGCGTTATTGGCTGCGAGTTTGCCTGCCTGTTGGCGCAGCTCGGTACAAAGGTCAATGTTGTGGAAATGCTTCCGAACCTTCTGCCGCTTGAGGATGTTGATTCGTCCAAGATGATTGAACGCGAACTCAAGAAACACGGGGCGGAAATCTTCACTGGAGAGAAAAGTACTTTCCGTGGAAGAGACTCCGGCAGGTGTTGTTTGCAAACTCCAGTCGGGCAAAGCGCTGACTTCGGAAAGAGTGCTGGTAGCGATCGGGCGGTCATTCAATACCGACGACATCAACGTCGATGCAGCGAAACTTGA
- the pip gene encoding prolyl aminopeptidase — translation MEDVVTSRSLFPEIEPFKISSLKVSNLHTVVFEEVGRPDGVPAVFLHGGPGVGILPGYRRFFDPKFYRVILLNQRGAGKSTPHAELHQNTTWDLVDDLEKVRSHCKIDRWIVFGGSWGSTLALAYAQTYPRSVAGLILRGVFLGRPAEIDWLHKFGASEIWPDVWAKFSGYIPEAERGDLVAAYNKRLTSSDPELQRTAAKSWALWESSTMCLVQDHSAISEMADSASALSIGRIECHYTHNRFFFKSPDQLLENCDLIQDIPCRIVQGRYDVICPVKSAWDLHKVLPKSELRIVATGAHSPMEQPMAQELVRATEDFKTLP, via the coding sequence ATGGAGGATGTCGTGACTAGTCGTTCTCTCTTTCCGGAAATTGAGCCGTTTAAGATTTCGAGTCTCAAAGTCTCGAATTTGCATACGGTGGTATTCGAAGAAGTTGGCCGCCCGGATGGTGTACCTGCTGTGTTTCTCCACGGCGGTCCCGGAGTAGGAATCCTACCCGGATATCGCAGGTTCTTCGATCCGAAGTTCTACCGAGTGATCTTGCTGAACCAGCGGGGCGCCGGCAAGAGCACGCCGCACGCCGAACTTCATCAAAACACGACCTGGGATCTTGTTGACGACTTGGAGAAAGTGCGTTCGCATTGCAAGATTGACCGCTGGATTGTTTTTGGCGGGAGCTGGGGAAGTACTCTTGCTCTGGCATATGCTCAAACTTATCCGCGAAGTGTTGCGGGACTGATCCTGCGCGGGGTATTCCTCGGCCGTCCTGCTGAGATCGACTGGCTGCACAAGTTTGGGGCTTCCGAGATTTGGCCCGATGTCTGGGCAAAATTCAGCGGGTACATTCCCGAAGCCGAAAGGGGTGACTTGGTCGCAGCGTACAACAAAAGACTTACATCCAGCGACCCTGAACTTCAACGAACCGCAGCGAAGAGCTGGGCTTTGTGGGAGTCTTCCACTATGTGTCTTGTTCAAGACCATTCAGCGATTTCTGAAATGGCTGATTCCGCGTCTGCGCTCTCAATCGGCAGGATCGAGTGCCACTATACCCATAACCGGTTTTTCTTCAAATCTCCTGACCAGTTACTCGAGAACTGTGATCTGATTCAGGATATTCCGTGTCGGATTGTGCAAGGTCGCTATGACGTCATCTGTCCCGTCAAGTCTGCCTGGGACTTGCACAAAGTTCTGCCAAAATCCGAATTGCGAATTGTCGCCACTGGCGCGCATTCGCCAATGGAACAGCCAATGGCGCAGGAACTGGTTCGCGCGACTGAGGACTTCAAGACGCTACCCTGA
- the aqpZ gene encoding aquaporin Z, whose translation MSLTKKLSAEFIGTLWLVLGGCGSAVLAAAFPNVGIGLLGVSLAFGLTVLTMAFAIGHISGCHLNPAVSFGLWAGGRFDGKELLPYIIAQVLGGIAGAGILFVIAGGQAGFSTAGGFASNGFAEHSPGGYSLMAVMVCEIVMTFMFLMVILGSTDRRAPAGFAPIAIGLMLTLIHLISIPVSNTSVNPARSTGPAIFVGDWAISQLWVFWLAPIIGGILAGFVHKTMFAENK comes from the coding sequence ATGTCACTAACAAAGAAGCTTAGCGCCGAGTTCATAGGAACGTTGTGGTTGGTGCTCGGCGGTTGCGGCAGCGCAGTCCTGGCTGCTGCCTTCCCAAATGTTGGTATCGGGTTGTTGGGGGTCTCACTGGCATTCGGATTGACGGTGTTGACGATGGCGTTTGCCATTGGTCACATCTCGGGTTGTCATCTCAATCCGGCAGTGTCATTCGGCCTTTGGGCTGGCGGAAGATTCGACGGTAAAGAGCTGCTCCCCTACATCATTGCTCAAGTGCTCGGCGGTATCGCGGGAGCTGGAATTTTGTTCGTAATTGCCGGCGGTCAGGCTGGATTCTCGACAGCGGGCGGGTTTGCGTCCAACGGGTTTGCAGAGCACTCGCCCGGCGGATATTCCCTGATGGCCGTGATGGTTTGCGAGATAGTGATGACATTCATGTTCCTGATGGTGATTCTTGGCTCGACCGATAGGCGCGCACCGGCAGGGTTTGCCCCAATTGCAATTGGGCTGATGCTCACGCTTATTCATCTCATCAGTATCCCAGTCTCCAACACTTCAGTAAATCCGGCCCGCAGTACCGGACCGGCAATTTTCGTTGGCGATTGGGCGATTTCACAGCTTTGGGTCTTTTGGTTGGCGCCGATTATCGGCGGTATCTTGGCAGGTTTCGTACACAAAACGATGTTTGCCGAGAACAAGTAG
- a CDS encoding VOC family protein, translating to MTTGQLHHVEIYVSDLAKSTEFWGWLLEELGYRIFQSWNKGQSWILGSTYIVLVQTEDRFLDVPYHRCRTGLNHLAFHARSREHVDELICKLTSRGVNFLYQDKHPFAGGSYGVFFEDPDRIKIELVSPD from the coding sequence ATGACTACAGGACAATTGCACCATGTCGAAATCTATGTCAGTGATCTTGCCAAATCGACTGAATTCTGGGGTTGGCTGCTCGAGGAACTTGGCTATCGAATTTTTCAATCATGGAACAAGGGCCAAAGTTGGATTCTTGGGTCGACCTATATCGTGCTTGTCCAAACGGAGGATCGTTTCCTTGACGTTCCGTACCACCGTTGCCGGACTGGCTTGAATCACCTCGCGTTCCATGCACGTTCACGGGAGCATGTTGATGAACTGATTTGCAAGCTCACATCACGAGGCGTTAACTTCCTCTATCAAGACAAGCACCCTTTTGCCGGCGGAAGCTATGGTGTTTTCTTTGAAGACCCCGACCGCATCAAAATCGAATTGGTTTCGCCTGATTAG
- a CDS encoding response regulator produces MQDSKQSKSLALRIALGYLLVGTLYILFSDQIVSGMMINSDAVSSITFLQTIKGWLFITVTATILYFLIHRHFKAIHRSRHELQLQKDRYLSLFQNAPVPIWVVDFSNLKKYLTSFESEGRSIRDAKWASESEKLRAMIHQARVTDVNFATLRLFESDDRDQLDREIAATLTDESCAVVFTILTELGTGSQRSVWEMPIRSLSGRELTVLLSIAIPPGNQETWGEVHLMIKISGKDLTSNETTIETFLDTVHPDDRQAVRDRLNAQGEYATFRDAPYRIIRPDGEVRYILSRGEKIRDKSGHAIGMIGLAHDVTDRRREEEERRQLEAQLRQAQKLESLGALAGGIAHDFNNILTPLYGYTELVMQDLDEKSQTYEDLSHVMKAAVRGKELVQQILAFSRQIEQERKPLLLHHIVNEVIKLLRASVSPTIEIVKESDAEVDAVIADPVQMHQVIMNLCVNACHAMRETGGRLTLKIDSQEISEQSAVSVSDLKAGHYVRLRVIDTGTGMDETTRQRVFEPFFTTKPAGEGTGLGLSVSRQIIVGHKGNITVESRMGEGTVFTVLLPLAKLEPQISEQTRSGPARGHGRILFVDDESEIADLANQMLRRLGYHVETALDCNAAKAKIENQPAFDVLITDHVLPEQSGLQLAIELRSQGYQAPIILLTGDGIGLSDEVIRRSGINAFLSKPFSAFELSQSIQRVLAKKLDTVSQVS; encoded by the coding sequence GTGCAAGATTCGAAACAGTCCAAATCACTCGCGCTAAGAATTGCCCTGGGATACCTTCTTGTCGGCACTCTCTATATTCTGTTCTCCGATCAAATTGTCTCGGGAATGATGATCAACTCGGACGCAGTCTCGTCAATCACGTTTCTGCAGACGATCAAAGGGTGGTTGTTTATCACCGTTACGGCGACGATCTTGTATTTCCTGATTCATCGACACTTCAAAGCAATCCATAGATCGCGGCACGAACTACAGCTCCAGAAGGACCGCTACTTAAGTCTCTTCCAAAACGCACCGGTTCCGATTTGGGTCGTAGATTTTTCAAATCTCAAGAAGTATCTGACGAGTTTCGAATCTGAAGGCCGTTCAATTCGCGATGCTAAATGGGCTTCTGAGTCTGAGAAGCTTCGTGCCATGATTCATCAAGCTCGAGTTACAGATGTCAATTTTGCCACCTTGAGACTCTTCGAATCTGATGATCGCGATCAATTAGACCGTGAGATTGCAGCAACTCTTACCGATGAATCATGCGCCGTTGTTTTCACCATATTGACAGAATTAGGCACCGGCAGTCAACGCAGCGTCTGGGAAATGCCAATCCGGTCGCTTTCGGGAAGAGAATTGACAGTACTACTTTCGATTGCAATACCTCCGGGTAACCAAGAGACATGGGGCGAGGTTCATCTGATGATAAAAATTTCCGGCAAAGATTTGACTTCCAATGAGACAACCATCGAAACGTTCCTTGACACAGTTCATCCGGATGACCGCCAGGCGGTTCGTGATCGCCTGAACGCTCAGGGTGAGTATGCGACGTTCAGGGATGCTCCTTATCGGATCATTCGACCCGATGGTGAAGTGCGCTACATTCTCAGTCGCGGTGAAAAGATTCGAGACAAGTCCGGCCACGCGATTGGAATGATCGGTCTCGCACATGATGTTACCGACCGACGTCGAGAAGAAGAAGAACGTCGTCAACTTGAGGCGCAGCTTCGGCAGGCGCAGAAGCTAGAGTCGCTCGGCGCTCTGGCAGGTGGTATCGCTCACGACTTCAACAATATTCTGACACCGCTCTATGGTTACACCGAATTGGTGATGCAAGACTTGGATGAGAAGAGCCAAACGTACGAGGATCTCAGCCACGTGATGAAGGCAGCTGTTCGCGGCAAGGAACTAGTCCAACAGATTCTTGCTTTCAGCCGCCAGATTGAACAGGAGCGCAAGCCGCTGTTGTTGCACCATATTGTCAATGAGGTCATCAAACTCCTGCGCGCAAGCGTCTCGCCGACTATCGAAATAGTGAAGGAAAGTGATGCCGAAGTTGACGCCGTCATTGCTGACCCCGTTCAGATGCATCAAGTGATTATGAACCTCTGCGTCAATGCCTGCCATGCAATGCGAGAAACTGGAGGTCGGCTGACTCTCAAAATCGACTCCCAAGAAATCAGCGAGCAGTCAGCGGTCTCTGTTTCTGACCTAAAGGCGGGACACTATGTTCGGCTTCGCGTTATTGACACCGGCACCGGAATGGACGAGACTACCCGCCAACGCGTTTTCGAACCATTCTTCACTACCAAACCCGCCGGCGAAGGCACGGGTCTCGGCTTGTCTGTCTCTCGCCAAATCATCGTCGGTCACAAAGGCAACATTACTGTGGAAAGCAGGATGGGCGAAGGCACAGTCTTTACAGTATTGTTACCTTTGGCAAAGCTCGAACCTCAAATCAGCGAGCAGACCCGCTCTGGTCCTGCCCGAGGTCATGGCCGTATTCTGTTTGTTGACGATGAATCAGAGATTGCCGACTTAGCGAATCAAATGTTACGTCGATTGGGATATCATGTTGAGACAGCCCTCGATTGCAATGCTGCAAAGGCGAAGATCGAAAATCAACCGGCATTTGACGTCTTGATAACCGACCACGTTCTTCCCGAGCAAAGCGGATTGCAACTCGCCATAGAATTGCGTTCTCAAGGCTATCAGGCGCCAATCATTCTCCTTACCGGAGATGGCATTGGACTGTCTGACGAAGTAATTCGCCGTAGCGGCATTAACGCCTTCCTCAGCAAACCATTTAGCGCCTTCGAGCTATCGCAATCTATCCAGCGCGTCCTCGCAAAGAAGCTGGATACTGTCTCTCAAGTGTCGTAG